The sequence AAGATGAGTATTGTTAACAAGTCCTGTGACTTTAGCTCTAGCTACGCCTTCTATATTTTTTAAGTATTCGATAGTTTTTTCAACCGTACTAGTTTCTGGTCTATTTGCGTTTATCACACAAAATAAATCATAGTTATCTTTTTCAAGATAGCTTTTATATCTTCCTAAAACACGTGCACCTATAGGATCTCCACCAATATCCATAACAAAATTATAACTTTCATCTTGAAACGGCTTATCAACTGCCGCAGAAATCGCAGGTACATCTACTGCAGGCGCATCTACTGAGCTGCTTATAACTTCAATTCCTTTTTCCTCAAAAAGTTCATGCTTTTCTCTACTTCTAAAATATGCATTTACAACATCCAAATCAGCTATAGCTGTTTTTTTGCCTTCTTCTGAAAGCTTCAATGCGTAATTAACTGCAAACTCTGTTTTACCACTACCATAATGTCCAGTGATAATTCTAATGCGTTTATCCTTTAGCATATCAAACACTCCTATTCATAACACTTAGGTTTCTCTTCTGAGCGTAAAACTCGAAGTCCACCTTCTGCTAATGCACTCATTTCATCTTCTCCACCATAAATTATTACCTGTGAGATAAATCCTACATGGTCTTTAATCCACGAAGTAAACTCTTTGTCATAGGCTATTCCACCAGTCAAGATAATAGCATCAACATCACCTTTTAGTGCTGCTGCACATGCCCCTATCTCCTTACCAACTTGATAAGCCATTGCTCGATAAATTAAATTAGCTTTTTCATCTCCATTTTGCGCTCTCTCCGAAACTTCTCGAGCATCATTGGTATTCAAGTATGCTACTAATCCACCATTTCCCTTAAGTTTCTTTTTCACATCATCTATAGTGTACTTGCCACTATAACAAATTCTCATAAGATCTCCTGCTGGAAGTCCACCTGCTCGCTCTGGTGAAAAAGGACCTTCACCATCTAGAGCGTTGTTTACATCTACCACTCTACCTCTTTTGTGAGCTCCTACAGATACTCCACCACCCATATGAGCAACTATAAAGTTACCATCTTCGTAAGCGATTTTCATTTCCTCAGCAGCTCTTCTAGCTACCGCTTTCTGATTAAGAGCATGGAACAAACTCTTTCTTGGAATTTCAGGAATACCTGATATTCTAGCTACTTCATCCATTTCATCTACTACAACAGGGTCAACTATATACGCTGGTATATTCAATTTATCTGCTATTTCATGAGCTATTATACCGCCAAGATTCGAAGCGTGTTGTCCTGATACGCCTTCTTTTAAGTCTTTAAGTATCGCATCATTTACTTCATACGTTCCACCTTCTAAAGGTTTTAGCAATCCGCCTCTACCAATAACTGCTGAAAGCTTAGTTACATTGATACCTTTTTCATTCAAAGTATCTAAAATTATATTTTTTCTAAATTCATATTGATCGTAAATTTTTTCAAATTGTCCAATTTCTTCTGCTGAGTGTCTTAGCGTTTCTTCTAAAATACTCTTTTCATTGTCAAATACCGCTATTTTAGTCGATGTTGACCCTGGGTTAATGACAAGTAATCTCTTTGTATCTGTCATAAAAATCCTCCTCTATTTAGCTGTTAAAACACCTAATGCTATAGAATTTAATTTTGCTTCATCGCTATCCGCTCTAGACGTAAGTACAATAGGAACTTTAGCCCCAACTATCACACCTGCATTGTTAGATTTAGCAAAATAAGTCATCGATTTATATAGTATATTTCCAGCTTCGATATCTGGCATCATTAGAACATCAGCATCACCCGCTACGCTATGATCGATACCTTTGTGTTTCGCTGCTTCTTCAGATATCGCATTATCTAAAGCAAATGGTCCACCAACTATACATCCACTTAACTCTCCACTTAAATTCATTTCTTCTAACGCTTTAGCTTCTACTGTAGCTGGCATTTTTTCATTTACCTTCTCTTTAGCACAAATAACTGCAACCTTTGGCTCTTTTATATCCATGCCATGAGCTACTTCAATACAGTTTTCAATTATTTGCTTTTTCTGTTCCAAAGTAGGTGCTATATTCATAGCAGCATCTGTCAAAAATAATATTTTATGATAGTTTTCTAAATCAAATACAGCAACATGACTAAGTACTTTACCAGTTCTCAATTCAGCTTCTTTTCTCAAAACTGCTTTTAGTATAATAGATGTATCAACCAAGCCTTTCATAACTAGCTGCGCTCTTCCTTCTCTAATCAAATCAACAGCTCTTTCCGATGCTTCTTTTAATCCTTTTACATCTTCAATTTCAAATGAAGATAAGTCCAAATCAACCTCTTTTGCTGCTTTTTCAATCAAGTCTTTATCTCCAACTAATATAGCATGAGCAATCCCTAAGTCATGAGCTCCCTTTATAGCTGCTAAAACAACCGGATCTTGTGCTACTGCTACAGATATAGTCTTAGGTCCTTTTTGTTTTGCCAACTCAATGACTTCCCCAAAATTTTTAATCATGTCGTCACCTCTTCTTGTATTTCGATAATTAATACCTGCTACCAAACATTTACGCTATTTATATAAGCATTTTCCGTGCCAATTTGTAATTTTTTTGTGTTTTACTCTGTTTTTTTTCGAAATAAATTGCGTTTCCCAGTACAAAACACTAGAAATTAGAGATTCTTGTGAAATGGGTTTCCTATTATTTTTACATTTATTCTAGTTATTGTAAGTTCGTTCAGTTTTATTTTGTGCAAAATATTGCATGCAATATTTTGCACAAAATAAAAAACCATGCATTTTATTGCACGGTTTGTCATTTAGCTGTCAATCACTGTATATTATATTTTTTCATTTTATAATACAAACTTCTAATTGATATATCTAACACTTCTGCCGCCTTTTTTCTATTATGCTTTGATATTCTCAATACTTTTTGTATATATAATTTTTCTGCATCCTCTAACGCAAGCTTTAAATTAGTTGGTCTTTCTTCTAGTCTCTCCAATTTCTCGCTCTCTTCCATACCTCCAATTTCAGCATACAAGTGGGGTAAATGGCGTATTTCTATGGTAGTTTCATGATACTGCATATTTATTATGCATCTTCCAATAACATTTTCCAATTCTCGAACATTACCATTCCAGGAATGCCTTTCTAGTACTTGTAATGCCGATTCAGATATATCATTTACACTTCGTCCATACTCTAAATTGAATTTACGAATAGCATTTTCAACTAATAGTTCTAAATCATCTTTTCGAGCTCTAAGAGGTGGTATATGTATTGGGAATACATTTAATCTATAGTACAAATCTTCTCTAAATGTGCCATCATTTATAGCCTCTTCTAAATTCATATTTGTTGCAGTTATAACCCTAACATCTATTGGAATTGGTTTTACACTACCAACTCTAACGACTTCTTTCTCCTGCAATACTCTTAAAAGTTTCACTTGAGTACTTGCAGATATGTCTCCAATTTCATCTAAAAATATAGTTCCACCATTTGCTTGCTCAAAAAGACCCTTTCTCCCACCTTTTTTTGCACCAGTAAATGCCCCTTCTACATATCCAAAGAGTTCACTTTCAAGTATACTTTCAGTTATAGCTGCACAGTTCACTCTGACAAATTGATTAAATCTACGATCGCTACTGTTGTGGATGGCATGAGCAAATATTTCTTTTCCAGTACCACTTTCACCTCTCAATATAACTGTTACCGGAAGTTCTGAAGCTTTCTGAGCTTTTTCAATTGCATCCTTCATAAGTAAATTTTCACCTACTATATCATCAAATGTATATCTAGCCTCCAATTTTCTTATAATCCTCTGGGCATCTTTCAATTCTTCACTTATCTTAATCAGTTTAGATAAATCGCTTAATACACCTACACTACCGCGCAACTCTCCATCTACCATTATTGGTGCCGCTGTTGCTAGCACATCCTTTTTATTTATTCCAACCTTTAGTTTTCTGTTTTTCACAGGCTTTTTCGTCTCTAGTACTTTCATATGAATACTGTCACCCTCAACTATATCTGCAGTTGCTGGTTTTCCTATTATATCTCGCTCTCTAAGCCCTGTAAGTCTTGTATACGCCGGATTTATCATAACGTTTACTCCATTTTGATCAACTACGGATATAGCATCTTGAGTAGCATACAATATAGCCTCTAGCATACTCTGCATTTCCTTTAAATCTACTATCTCTGATTTCCAGTTTATCATATCTGTTATATCTCTAAATACTGCTACAGCACCTATTATTACACCTTGGTCATCTTTTACTGGCATTCTATTTGTAATAATTTTATTATTTCCCAAATCCTGTTTTCTATTTAGCTCATACTCACCTGTATTTAATATATACATCAGCCTAGTATTTACTACTACTTCAGCAACTTTTTTTCCAATAGCTTCTTTTCTATCAATACCTGTAAGTCTTTCTGCTGCAGTATTAAAGAGGGTAATTATACCCTCTTTATCCACTGCTATCATGCCATCATATGTTGAATCTAATATAACTTGAAGATCTTTTCTCACTAAAATTCACTCCTAGTTTTACTCATTTTCTTTAATATATAAATCAAATAATTTTCCCTGATCTAAATACTTTATTTCAGATGGTAAATCAATATACAATCTCACTTTATTTAGCCCAGTGATTAGTTCATCTTGCTTAATCTTTGGATTCAAATCTTCTAATTCAATGTTTTCAATAACTTCTTTTGGTCCTCTTATGATTACTTCATACACTTTAGGTGATTTTTCAAAATCTACAATCTTACCAGCTAAATCTGACTCTAGTAAAATTTCACTACTCTGTATTTCTAGTTTTTTCTCAATTATCGCTTCAATATGCGCTTTTATCTGTATAGTTTCTGGTTCTATAAGTTCTACATCACTTGGAAGATCAAGCAATGATTCCGTCATTATATCTTCTTGTGCATAGCTTATATCTACTGGCTCTGTGTAGACTTGCTTCAACAAATCAACTTCTTTTTCTGGTCCTCTAATCAATGCAGTCTGTGGTATAGCAGAAAAACTCATAAGCTTATACCCTTCCAAAGGCTCTCCTTCTATTTTAGGTTTAATTGTAATTCTTTTGTTTTTTAATACCTCTGCCTTTATCGCAACTAGTTGTGGATCTTTCGTCAATCCATCTACATCTTTACCATCCTCGCCAATTAATTGTATTGGAAGAACTTCCTCTACATCGCTTGTCATTTCACTTAAATCCAAATTGACCTGGATCTTATTTACCTCATCTAATATTAGCTTAGGTCCTTTTACCAACACTTTATTTGGCATCAATGTTACTTTTCCAAGCGAATACGGAGATGGAACTTCATTTATATAATTCACACTGACCGGTAATTGCCTTTCGATTTTTTTATCTATATTTACAAGTATCTGTTTAGGATTATAATCTACAATCAAATCGCTACTAAATGTTGAGCTGACTTCGACTGGGATTTTTTGTTCCCCTGAACCATAACCTCTGAAATCTATTTTTGCAACAAAATCAGAATTCTTAAGTTTTAAAATATCATTTCTTCTCCCATTTACTTGTATATCTATAGTTGAAGATTCTGGTGTCATAAGCACAAGATTCTTGTTTTTTAGCTGCTCTAAATAGTCATATTGAACTCTAACATTGGTAAATGTCTTATTCACCATAGGGTTTACTTCACCCATAACGTATGCCCACAAAAAAATCGCAAATACAATCGCTATTATTTTAATTGTCGTGTTATTATTTTTTTTAAGCTTCATTGCGACTCCTCCACTTCGTTATAAGGTTAAGCCTATCCTGCTCTTCATAGTTGTAAAGCTGTTTCAAATAATTCCTTAATGTATCCAGATCTAAGTATCTTTCAATCTTAGCGTTTTCTACATAAGATATTGCACCTGTTTCTTCAGATACTACTAATACAACACAATCTGTATCTTCAGTTATTCCAATAGCAGCCCTATGCCTTGTCCCCAAATCTTTATTCAAATCTTTATTATCTGTAAGTGGTAATAAACAGCCTGCCGCTTTAATCTCATCCTCTTCTATCACTACCGCTCCATCATGAAGTGGCGTATTTGGAATAAATATATTTATAAGTAATCCACTAGATATCTTACCATCAATATGGGTACCTGTATCTATTACATCATTTAGCCCCGTTTTCTGTTTTAATACAATCAATGCTCCTATATTTTGTCTTGAAAGTGCGCCTATCGCTTCTACTATTTCGTCTATTACACGCCTTTGTTCTTCTTTTTGTATCTCCACAAAACTCTTTCCTAAGAATCTAGTTCTACCCATTCGTTCTAAACCTTTTCTTAATTCCGGCTGAAATACTATCAGTAGCGCTATAAGTCCTACCTCTATAGTTTTTCCAAATATGAAATTTATAGTATATAAATGCAAAACTTCACTAATTTTTGTAAATATTAAAAGAACAACAATTCCTTTAAGTAATTGTTCCGCTCGAGTTTCCTCTATAAGTTTATATAATTTATAGAATACATAGGCCACAACTAAAACATCTATGACATCTCTTAATGATATATTAACTAGTAATTCCTTGATATACTCCATAGCCTTTACTCCTTTAATCTATTTCGCTAAATTAACATCGAGCGATCTCTTATATTATATCGTATCTTTTTTTCTTTCAAAATAGTATTTCTATTACAATATAGTGACAGTTTTATTATTTTATACTATTAGGCATCTATTTGCATTTGTTTTATAGTCTGATTATAAGAATCAATCAATTTCGATTGTATATTTTCCGGGTAATTTTCAATTTCTCCAGTTTTGATAGGAATTATCTCATACTTATATTTCCCATTTTCTTTATATCTATGAACCCAAGTAGGTGTATAATCTATTTTTTTCAAAGTAGTTTTATTTTCATCAAATTTCTTTTCTAATGTCAATTCTACAATTACACCATCTTCTGTATATTTTGCATAACTACCATTCAAAGTTTCTCGTCTCTGATTTGATACAAAATTTCCCATAGAATATATTATAAATTTCTTTTCACCATCTTTTTCTATAATTTTTGAAGGCTGTATAACATGAGGGTGACTTCCCATGACTGCATCTACCCCCCAATCTATAAGTTTGTCGGCAAGTTCTGTTTGCTGATTTGATTGAGTTCGCTGATACTCATTTCCCCAATGCATAAATGCCAATATATAGTCAACTTCTTCAGATTTTAAGTCATCTATTTCTTGTTTAATTTTATCTTCATCTATCAAATTCACCATTTGATCTAATTCTTCAGTTGTTAGGACTTGCTCCATACCATTGCATCCATATGTGTATGCTATAATTCCTAATTTTATACCATCCACTTCTTTTATCAGTAAACTCTTCTCTCCCTCTTTAAATGTTCCTGTATGAGAAATCCCTCTTTTGTCTAATTCATCTATTGTTCTAACTAGCCCTATCTTTCTTTTGTCTAGATTATGATTATTTGCAGTAGTCAAAACATCAATCCCAATATCTTTTAACGTATCCAAAACATTTTCTGGAGTATTAAAAACAGGATATCCAGAATATTTTTGATCTTCACCAGCCGTCACCGTTTCGAAATTAGCTAAAGCTAAATCTGCATTTTCAAAGTAAGGTTTCACTCTATCAAAAACCGATGCAAATTCATATTTTCCAGTTTGATTATTCTTTGCTGCTTTTAATTGTGTACCATGAAACATAATATCTCCAGTAATACTAAGTTTAATCGTTTCAACTCTAGGTAATTCTTCAACAACTTGCTGCGTTATCTCATTTTCTAACTCTCCCTTTGCCGAAACTTCTTCTTGACTACTCGCGCTACATCCTCCAATCATTAGCAGCAAGCAAATTATACTGAATAATAAGTAAATTTGTTTTTTTATTTTATACATATCCACCGCTCCTATGAACTTTGTTTATAAAATAAAGCCCCTACTATAAGGGACTTTATTTTTATTCTCCAAAGTTATTTTCAATAAGTTTTTTTAGTGCCTCTAGTGCCTCTTGTTCATCTGCTCCATCTGTCTCTATAACTAAAGAGTCTCCTTTCATAGCTCCTAAGCTAAGAACTCCCATTATACTTTTAGCATCACAAGTTCTTTCTCCTTTAGTCAATTTAACATCACAAACATAGTCTGATGCAGTTTTAACAAACAAGCTTGCTGGACGAGCATGTAATCCTGTTTCATTTTTCAATTCTAATTCAAGTTTTTTCATTCTATAAACTCCTCTCGTATTTATTCTACCTTCCATTATACCCTTTTATGTAAAGGGTTTCAATATTATTTAGAAATACCTAAACCTTGTATTGTAGTGTCTTTGGGTAACTCAAACAAATCTTCATTAAATTCATCTACCTCAACATTTTCATAGAATCCTTTTTTTGCTATAGCTCCATCTCGAATAAGCTCATATTGAATTGGCAAATGAGTTTCATCTTCATACCAAACAGATAAATTATAATCATTTTGGCCATCATTCCATTCAACAACCACTTTTTGACAACTTTTAGCTCCCACTTGGTCAGCTTCTATAGATTTTATTTGCTCTTCAGACACATCTCCCAAATTACTTTTTCGAGAAAATGGCAATAAAAAATCTTTCAAAGTTCTATCCGCTACCGGCGTTACCATAGCAGTATTTAAGCTCTTATAGTACAAATATGATTTATTCTCATCTAAATCAATATAAGTAGTAAGTTCATCATCTAAATTTTCTTCATAGGTAAGTGTTGACTTCACTCTATTAGGTGCAATCCATACAGTTTTTGTCATTTCTAAATTATTTTCTCCATAACTGGTCTGCTCTGTATATGTATAGCTCTCCACACTATTCGCTAAATCTACTAATTCGTTGTATTCTTCCAATAAATTTTGCTTTTTGCAACCTGTTACAACCACTAATACTAATATAATTAGTACCAATAAAAAGTTTTTTTTCATAATCTTAAGCCTCCCACTTGATGACTTCTCACTATTATTATTCGTCAAATTTCACTTGATACTTTACAATTCTATAGATTTATTATACTATAGGTTACGGTTAATTTAAAATAATACCGAGAAATTCTACAAAAATAATACAAGGGAGGTATTCTATGGTTTCTATTTATTTTGAAAGTGTTCCTGGATTTATAGAGGGTGAAGATATTTTAGTAAAGTATGCTATTTATAATGAGGAGGATGAATTAATACATTCTAAGCAATTTAGTATTGATTATGTTATTCCTTTAATTTCTGATCATGCTGCGCTACTAGCTATTTTAAAACATCTAAAGAAATACAATGACGAGGACGAAATTGTATTTTTCATAAATAATGCATCTTTATTTGCACAGCTAAATGGGCACTCTACAATAAAAAAAGAAAAAGCTATCGTTTATTGTGATAAAATAATGGCTGCTGTTAGCAAACTAAGACCACTTATATCTATTGAAGATGTGAGTCCTAATCACAATGC comes from Tissierellales bacterium and encodes:
- a CDS encoding sigma-54-dependent Fis family transcriptional regulator, translating into MRKDLQVILDSTYDGMIAVDKEGIITLFNTAAERLTGIDRKEAIGKKVAEVVVNTRLMYILNTGEYELNRKQDLGNNKIITNRMPVKDDQGVIIGAVAVFRDITDMINWKSEIVDLKEMQSMLEAILYATQDAISVVDQNGVNVMINPAYTRLTGLRERDIIGKPATADIVEGDSIHMKVLETKKPVKNRKLKVGINKKDVLATAAPIMVDGELRGSVGVLSDLSKLIKISEELKDAQRIIRKLEARYTFDDIVGENLLMKDAIEKAQKASELPVTVILRGESGTGKEIFAHAIHNSSDRRFNQFVRVNCAAITESILESELFGYVEGAFTGAKKGGRKGLFEQANGGTIFLDEIGDISASTQVKLLRVLQEKEVVRVGSVKPIPIDVRVITATNMNLEEAINDGTFREDLYYRLNVFPIHIPPLRARKDDLELLVENAIRKFNLEYGRSVNDISESALQVLERHSWNGNVRELENVIGRCIINMQYHETTIEIRHLPHLYAEIGGMEESEKLERLEERPTNLKLALEDAEKLYIQKVLRISKHNRKKAAEVLDISIRSLYYKMKKYNIQ
- a CDS encoding HPr family phosphocarrier protein → MKKLELELKNETGLHARPASLFVKTASDYVCDVKLTKGERTCDAKSIMGVLSLGAMKGDSLVIETDGADEQEALEALKKLIENNFGE
- a CDS encoding CapA family protein, with protein sequence MYKIKKQIYLLFSIICLLLMIGGCSASSQEEVSAKGELENEITQQVVEELPRVETIKLSITGDIMFHGTQLKAAKNNQTGKYEFASVFDRVKPYFENADLALANFETVTAGEDQKYSGYPVFNTPENVLDTLKDIGIDVLTTANNHNLDKRKIGLVRTIDELDKRGISHTGTFKEGEKSLLIKEVDGIKLGIIAYTYGCNGMEQVLTTEELDQMVNLIDEDKIKQEIDDLKSEEVDYILAFMHWGNEYQRTQSNQQTELADKLIDWGVDAVMGSHPHVIQPSKIIEKDGEKKFIIYSMGNFVSNQRRETLNGSYAKYTEDGVIVELTLEKKFDENKTTLKKIDYTPTWVHRYKENGKYKYEIIPIKTGEIENYPENIQSKLIDSYNQTIKQMQIDA
- a CDS encoding CdaR family protein; the protein is MKLKKNNNTTIKIIAIVFAIFLWAYVMGEVNPMVNKTFTNVRVQYDYLEQLKNKNLVLMTPESSTIDIQVNGRRNDILKLKNSDFVAKIDFRGYGSGEQKIPVEVSSTFSSDLIVDYNPKQILVNIDKKIERQLPVSVNYINEVPSPYSLGKVTLMPNKVLVKGPKLILDEVNKIQVNLDLSEMTSDVEEVLPIQLIGEDGKDVDGLTKDPQLVAIKAEVLKNKRITIKPKIEGEPLEGYKLMSFSAIPQTALIRGPEKEVDLLKQVYTEPVDISYAQEDIMTESLLDLPSDVELIEPETIQIKAHIEAIIEKKLEIQSSEILLESDLAGKIVDFEKSPKVYEVIIRGPKEVIENIELEDLNPKIKQDELITGLNKVRLYIDLPSEIKYLDQGKLFDLYIKENE
- a CDS encoding ATP-binding protein is translated as MLKDKRIRIITGHYGSGKTEFAVNYALKLSEEGKKTAIADLDVVNAYFRSREKHELFEEKGIEVISSSVDAPAVDVPAISAAVDKPFQDESYNFVMDIGGDPIGARVLGRYKSYLEKDNYDLFCVINANRPETSTVEKTIEYLKNIEGVARAKVTGLVNNTHLIKETTVEDILKGQRLVKAVSEKLDIPIRYVSVLREVATNLPEDLEGEIFPIDLIMREDWMDV
- a CDS encoding phosphate butyryltransferase, with product MIKNFGEVIELAKQKGPKTISVAVAQDPVVLAAIKGAHDLGIAHAILVGDKDLIEKAAKEVDLDLSSFEIEDVKGLKEASERAVDLIREGRAQLVMKGLVDTSIILKAVLRKEAELRTGKVLSHVAVFDLENYHKILFLTDAAMNIAPTLEQKKQIIENCIEVAHGMDIKEPKVAVICAKEKVNEKMPATVEAKALEEMNLSGELSGCIVGGPFALDNAISEEAAKHKGIDHSVAGDADVLMMPDIEAGNILYKSMTYFAKSNNAGVIVGAKVPIVLTSRADSDEAKLNSIALGVLTAK
- the cdaA gene encoding diadenylate cyclase CdaA, coding for MEYIKELLVNISLRDVIDVLVVAYVFYKLYKLIEETRAEQLLKGIVVLLIFTKISEVLHLYTINFIFGKTIEVGLIALLIVFQPELRKGLERMGRTRFLGKSFVEIQKEEQRRVIDEIVEAIGALSRQNIGALIVLKQKTGLNDVIDTGTHIDGKISSGLLINIFIPNTPLHDGAVVIEEDEIKAAGCLLPLTDNKDLNKDLGTRHRAAIGITEDTDCVVLVVSEETGAISYVENAKIERYLDLDTLRNYLKQLYNYEEQDRLNLITKWRSRNEA
- the buk gene encoding butyrate kinase → MTDTKRLLVINPGSTSTKIAVFDNEKSILEETLRHSAEEIGQFEKIYDQYEFRKNIILDTLNEKGINVTKLSAVIGRGGLLKPLEGGTYEVNDAILKDLKEGVSGQHASNLGGIIAHEIADKLNIPAYIVDPVVVDEMDEVARISGIPEIPRKSLFHALNQKAVARRAAEEMKIAYEDGNFIVAHMGGGVSVGAHKRGRVVDVNNALDGEGPFSPERAGGLPAGDLMRICYSGKYTIDDVKKKLKGNGGLVAYLNTNDAREVSERAQNGDEKANLIYRAMAYQVGKEIGACAAALKGDVDAIILTGGIAYDKEFTSWIKDHVGFISQVIIYGGEDEMSALAEGGLRVLRSEEKPKCYE